Proteins from one uncultured Cohaesibacter sp. genomic window:
- the acs gene encoding acetate--CoA ligase produces MSENVYPVPTNVASHALIDNDAYLSMYKQSVEDPEAFWGEHGKRLDWIKPFTKVKNTSFDYHNVSIKWFEDGTLNVSANCIDRHLEKRGDQTAIIWEGDDPADDEHITYSQLHERVSKMANAYKEMGVGKGDRIILYLPMIPEAAYAMLASARIGAIHSIVFGGFSPDALADRINGCEAKLVVTADQGLRGGRTVPLKTNVDTALEKVDHDVKTLVVKRTGGDVPMTSGRDFWYEYMVAKASADCPPEPMNAEDPLFILYTSGSTGKPKGVVHTTGGYLVYASMTHQYVFDYHEGDIYWCTADVGWVTGHSYIVYGPLANGATTLMFEGVPNYPSPSRFWDVCDKHKVNVFYTAPTAIRSLMGAGSEHVEKADLSSLRILGSVGEPINPEAWKWYYEVVGKERCPIVDTWWQTETGGILITPLPGATDLKPGSATRPFFGVQPVMLDNMGNEIGETACEGVLCIADSWPGQMRTVYGDHDRFVSTYFETFKGYYFTGDGARRDADGYYWITGRVDDVINVSGHRMGTAEVESALVAHEKVSEAAVVGYPHDIKGQGIYVYVTLMEGEEESEELRKELRNWVRHEIGPIASPDLIQFAPGLPKTRSGKIMRRILRKIAEDDFGSLGDTSTLADPTVVEDLIDNRQNR; encoded by the coding sequence GAACACGGCAAACGCCTTGATTGGATCAAACCCTTTACCAAGGTGAAGAATACATCCTTCGATTATCACAATGTTTCCATTAAATGGTTCGAAGATGGCACGCTCAATGTGTCAGCCAACTGCATCGACCGTCATCTGGAAAAACGTGGCGATCAGACCGCGATCATCTGGGAGGGAGATGATCCGGCTGACGACGAGCATATCACCTATAGTCAGCTCCATGAGCGGGTCAGCAAAATGGCCAACGCCTATAAGGAAATGGGCGTCGGCAAGGGTGATCGCATCATTCTTTATCTGCCAATGATCCCGGAAGCAGCCTATGCCATGCTGGCATCGGCCCGCATAGGCGCTATTCATTCCATCGTCTTTGGCGGCTTTTCGCCTGATGCTCTGGCTGACCGCATCAATGGCTGCGAAGCCAAACTTGTGGTTACGGCGGACCAAGGCTTGCGCGGCGGCCGGACCGTTCCGCTAAAAACCAACGTGGACACCGCGCTTGAAAAGGTCGATCACGACGTCAAGACGCTTGTCGTCAAGCGCACCGGCGGCGACGTGCCCATGACCAGTGGCCGCGATTTCTGGTATGAATATATGGTGGCCAAGGCCTCTGCCGATTGCCCGCCAGAACCGATGAATGCGGAAGATCCGCTCTTCATTCTCTATACGTCCGGCTCCACCGGCAAGCCGAAGGGTGTGGTCCACACCACTGGCGGCTATCTGGTTTACGCCTCCATGACCCATCAATATGTTTTTGACTATCATGAGGGCGATATCTATTGGTGCACCGCAGATGTGGGCTGGGTCACCGGCCATTCCTACATCGTCTATGGTCCGCTCGCCAATGGCGCAACCACGCTGATGTTCGAGGGCGTGCCCAACTATCCATCGCCTTCCCGATTCTGGGATGTCTGCGACAAGCATAAGGTCAATGTTTTCTACACGGCACCAACCGCCATTCGCTCACTGATGGGCGCTGGATCTGAACATGTTGAAAAAGCGGATCTTTCTTCTCTGCGCATTCTTGGCTCAGTGGGGGAACCCATCAATCCCGAAGCCTGGAAATGGTATTATGAGGTCGTCGGTAAAGAGAGATGCCCGATTGTCGATACATGGTGGCAGACGGAAACCGGCGGCATTCTGATCACGCCACTGCCCGGCGCCACCGATCTCAAGCCAGGCTCGGCTACGCGCCCCTTCTTTGGCGTTCAGCCGGTCATGCTCGATAATATGGGCAATGAAATCGGGGAAACCGCATGTGAGGGCGTGCTCTGCATTGCCGACAGCTGGCCGGGCCAGATGCGTACGGTCTATGGCGATCATGACCGCTTTGTCTCGACCTATTTCGAAACCTTCAAGGGCTACTATTTCACCGGTGATGGCGCCCGCCGCGATGCAGATGGCTATTACTGGATCACCGGCCGCGTTGATGATGTGATCAACGTTTCCGGCCACCGGATGGGCACAGCCGAAGTGGAAAGCGCTCTTGTGGCTCATGAAAAGGTATCCGAAGCCGCTGTGGTGGGCTATCCGCACGATATCAAGGGTCAGGGCATCTATGTCTATGTCACCCTGATGGAAGGCGAAGAGGAAAGCGAAGAACTGCGCAAGGAACTGCGCAACTGGGTCCGCCATGAAATCGGCCCGATCGCTTCGCCGGACCTCATCCAGTTCGCTCCGGGCCTGCCGAAAACCCGTTCCGGCAAGATCATGCGCCGCATTCTGCGCAAGATCGCCGAAGACGATTTTGGCTCACTGGGCGATACCTCGACACTGGCTGATCCAACTGTGGTGGAAGATCTTATCGACAACCGCCAGAATCGGTAA